A portion of the Sphaerochaeta pleomorpha str. Grapes genome contains these proteins:
- a CDS encoding AAA family ATPase: protein MSKKLWIKEAVLHRTPGFGVGTFPPIRDFSEGLNVVWGPNGVGKSSLSRGLCSLLWDKQAASSVEAEGTLETPDGQWHLNLFQGTLKQTRLRDNQDTSLPGRVDDLSDSYWFPLHVLLQAEETGKTFLYRVQKEMQGDVDLKGACLQVGGKRTWTTSNNNDVRNLKEAEANYKRIKAQQESQKDIHERIAALQDAVDSTSILQKQKAFCEQERQLLQFRSNIGDLEAKSDTFPPQISLVNEKSPERLKELRKGLLEKEQDFEEAKRELQRLQELFSQCEITKSQFDDSSLPEKIEASLARFQEARKDLEETQKTYDQQAAALKTWEEQHAWIMDKAPENQNLGNKVSVLKKLANQCEPLRCTVISGQQYLSSLGNREQESENDVSLASLSTRLGDWMRAFAALQATPEGTLIPKTLRRRVVLVALLGALVVGLLSFLHPLATVPGSLALVFLLWRMIPKSEGTGEKEQKTQALAQLQEQIEQEMKKVPGISLADWSVESCLLLQRTLAAKLQENQNVRERNKGRRVASDTLQDSREKLGAWQLMWKSACDDLGFSIDNPTLEGAEFFHFSEQLKRWVDLVENEAIGGETLQRANNLYQKALKQLQSILSTEECDSATLEGTAKSLEKRINRAHELQISIDSQITKVSNLQQDLQEKRREYELFWEKLGIDYEDERTLQEVASLVSNWQELQMELALQKKQEAALLAKDPESERGASEKSREEVDSQIAFLEQRLRDLGDKQKELGGLENEYKNLINGSALATAMLRKKQAEEALETLRQQEVLSNVIGLLADKLSALAQQDCQPKVLLKASEWMKRITQGRYMLSVNDEGFFAHDTVQNANFKLDELSSGTRVQLLFSVRMAFIESQELSSGVHFPIFLDELLANSDDDRAMAIAQAIEEIAKDRQVFYFTAQRDEVEKLRSLNVANFQEIALFDLQRGYAVDRNPRPAFTFSKPAIPEFSPDYNLFGERCMVSGPSLWEPIEKLHSWYLETDSEKLRVHLAGGQNYIGQVIATLGSKDPVLNHRYELLAKAQVLATEGRCRQLTKSDLDAEDLPLNRKSQYWQQLVDVVTDHAMDGKDLLKEIEQGRIKRFNDESRQILSDWLYEHQFATNEIPYSKQDILGKLYASDPAFTIGSEDRMVVERYLDGVVE from the coding sequence ATGAGCAAAAAGTTGTGGATCAAAGAAGCTGTTTTGCATCGAACCCCTGGTTTCGGTGTAGGTACGTTTCCCCCGATACGGGATTTCTCTGAGGGGTTGAATGTAGTATGGGGCCCGAACGGGGTAGGGAAATCGAGTCTTTCCAGAGGGCTCTGCTCCCTTCTCTGGGACAAACAGGCCGCTTCTTCTGTTGAGGCAGAGGGAACGTTGGAGACTCCCGACGGGCAGTGGCATCTCAATCTTTTTCAGGGTACCTTGAAACAGACACGCCTTCGTGACAACCAGGACACTTCTCTTCCAGGACGGGTCGACGACCTTAGCGATAGTTACTGGTTTCCTCTCCATGTGTTGTTACAGGCAGAGGAAACGGGAAAGACCTTCCTGTATCGTGTGCAAAAAGAGATGCAGGGGGATGTCGACCTCAAAGGGGCTTGCCTTCAGGTGGGAGGCAAGAGAACCTGGACTACCTCCAACAACAACGATGTCAGAAACCTCAAAGAAGCTGAGGCGAATTATAAAAGGATCAAAGCCCAACAGGAAAGCCAGAAGGATATCCACGAGCGGATTGCAGCTTTGCAGGATGCTGTCGATTCCACCAGCATCCTGCAAAAGCAGAAAGCTTTTTGCGAACAAGAGCGTCAGCTATTGCAGTTCCGAAGTAACATCGGGGACCTTGAGGCAAAGAGTGATACTTTCCCTCCCCAGATTTCGCTGGTGAACGAAAAATCACCTGAACGTTTGAAGGAATTGAGGAAAGGCCTTCTCGAGAAAGAACAGGATTTTGAGGAAGCCAAGCGTGAATTGCAGAGACTGCAAGAGTTGTTTAGCCAGTGTGAGATAACCAAGAGCCAATTCGATGATAGTTCCTTGCCTGAGAAGATTGAGGCCTCTCTTGCCCGTTTTCAAGAGGCGAGAAAAGATCTTGAGGAGACTCAAAAGACGTATGACCAGCAGGCTGCTGCCTTGAAAACATGGGAAGAGCAGCATGCCTGGATTATGGACAAGGCACCTGAGAACCAAAATCTGGGTAACAAGGTGTCTGTCTTGAAGAAGCTGGCTAACCAATGCGAGCCTCTGCGGTGCACGGTAATTAGCGGTCAACAGTATCTTTCCTCGCTCGGAAACCGGGAACAGGAGAGTGAAAACGATGTTTCTTTGGCTTCTCTGTCCACACGGTTAGGGGATTGGATGCGAGCCTTTGCGGCTTTGCAGGCTACCCCCGAAGGGACGCTGATCCCAAAAACCTTGAGAAGAAGGGTTGTCTTGGTTGCTCTTTTGGGAGCTTTGGTCGTTGGCTTACTGTCTTTTTTGCATCCCCTTGCCACAGTCCCAGGATCGTTGGCCTTGGTTTTTCTTCTCTGGAGGATGATTCCGAAATCTGAGGGTACAGGGGAGAAGGAACAAAAGACTCAGGCTTTAGCCCAGTTGCAGGAGCAAATCGAGCAGGAGATGAAAAAGGTTCCTGGCATTTCGCTTGCCGACTGGTCCGTTGAGTCATGTCTTTTGCTCCAGCGCACGCTTGCAGCGAAACTGCAGGAGAATCAAAATGTCAGGGAAAGGAATAAAGGCCGTCGTGTTGCCTCCGATACGTTGCAAGACTCAAGAGAGAAGTTGGGTGCCTGGCAACTGATGTGGAAATCTGCCTGTGATGATTTGGGATTTTCCATTGACAACCCTACGCTGGAGGGTGCCGAATTCTTCCACTTCTCCGAGCAATTGAAAAGGTGGGTTGATTTGGTGGAAAACGAGGCCATTGGTGGCGAAACACTTCAGCGAGCCAACAATTTGTACCAAAAAGCACTGAAGCAATTACAGTCAATCTTGTCGACTGAGGAGTGCGATAGTGCAACCTTGGAAGGTACTGCAAAGAGTCTGGAAAAGCGGATCAATAGGGCGCATGAATTGCAAATTTCGATCGATAGCCAAATAACAAAAGTTTCCAATTTGCAGCAAGATTTGCAGGAAAAGAGACGTGAGTATGAGCTTTTCTGGGAAAAACTGGGAATTGACTATGAGGATGAGAGGACTCTGCAAGAGGTTGCTTCCTTGGTTTCCAACTGGCAAGAATTGCAAATGGAGCTTGCATTGCAGAAAAAGCAGGAAGCTGCTTTATTGGCAAAGGATCCTGAATCGGAAAGGGGCGCCTCTGAAAAATCTAGGGAAGAGGTCGATTCTCAAATTGCATTCCTAGAGCAGAGGTTGCGTGATTTAGGAGACAAGCAAAAGGAATTGGGTGGCCTGGAAAACGAGTATAAGAATCTTATCAATGGTTCTGCACTTGCTACTGCCATGCTTAGGAAAAAACAGGCTGAGGAGGCTCTGGAAACCCTACGGCAGCAGGAGGTGCTCTCCAATGTAATCGGGTTGCTTGCCGACAAGCTCTCCGCCCTTGCCCAGCAGGACTGCCAGCCCAAAGTATTGCTCAAGGCGAGCGAATGGATGAAGCGTATTACCCAGGGGCGCTATATGCTGTCGGTAAACGACGAGGGGTTCTTTGCCCACGATACCGTGCAGAATGCCAATTTCAAACTCGACGAGCTTTCCAGCGGGACGAGAGTCCAGCTTTTATTCTCTGTCCGTATGGCCTTCATTGAGTCCCAGGAGTTGTCCAGTGGAGTCCATTTCCCTATTTTCCTCGATGAGCTATTGGCTAACAGCGACGATGATCGGGCAATGGCAATTGCCCAGGCAATCGAAGAGATTGCAAAAGACCGCCAGGTGTTCTACTTCACCGCCCAGCGCGATGAGGTAGAGAAACTCCGCTCCCTCAATGTGGCCAATTTCCAGGAAATCGCGCTCTTCGACTTACAGAGAGGGTATGCTGTAGACAGGAATCCAAGGCCAGCTTTTACCTTCAGCAAACCCGCTATCCCTGAATTTTCCCCAGACTACAACCTATTTGGTGAACGGTGTATGGTTTCGGGTCCCAGTCTTTGGGAACCGATAGAGAAGCTTCACAGTTGGTACCTTGAGACAGACAGCGAAAAACTGAGAGTCCATCTTGCAGGTGGCCAGAATTACATCGGCCAGGTCATTGCCACGTTAGGAAGTAAGGATCCTGTGCTCAATCACCGTTATGAACTATTGGCCAAGGCTCAGGTTCTGGCAACAGAAGGTCGTTGCCGCCAATTGACCAAAAGCGACCTAGATGCTGAAGACCTTCCTTTGAACCGGAAGTCCCAGTATTGGCAACAGCTGGTGGATGTGGTAACAGACCATGCAATGGACGGAAAGGATTTGCTAAAAGAGATTGAGCAAGGGAGAATCAAACGTTTCAATGACGAAAGCAGGCAAATCCTCTCTGACTGGCTGTATGAACATCAGTTTGCCACCAATGAGATTCCCTATTCCAAGCAAGACATCCTGGGTAAGCTCTATGCTTCAGACCCTGCTTTTACCATAGGCAGCGAAGATAGAATGGTGGTGGAGAGATATCTGGATGGAGTGGTAGAGTAG
- a CDS encoding metallophosphoesterase family protein — protein MRIIACSDIHLGRIPSVNAHPGLTSHSAWDAIVEKAVALKVDAVVLAGDVVEKDNAWFEAYGPLAKGLETLHTSDIEVFAVAGNHDAKVFPRLAKEGEHIHMLGLNGTWEQVVYKGVRFVGWSFKDSACTANPLDSFERGFADFDGPILGLLHCDVDGSLMTSTYAPVSSTQFSATGVPLWVLGHIHAKRQLADNTGFYCGSPFALDSSETGEHGIWLLETVGEQSWKDPEFIPLSPWLFCDCEVDLEGIVSSDDLLNYIGKALRTTATKTSTSGFFGDLYCRLVFVGTVPTAFDLARALPLTDLQNLEIPLEQGYSVHVQPSFVDNTVLAVDLESLSAGVGPIALLAKQLLDMDTLPGLLEEVKDISQKSHNVPAFQSLMSTADIQDEAQVKELIRKSGFSLIRSMLSQRGSV, from the coding sequence AAAAGGCTGTGGCCTTGAAAGTCGATGCTGTGGTATTGGCCGGCGATGTCGTTGAGAAGGATAATGCTTGGTTTGAAGCCTATGGACCTCTGGCAAAAGGGTTGGAAACGCTTCACACCTCAGATATCGAGGTGTTTGCGGTTGCTGGCAACCATGATGCAAAGGTGTTTCCCCGGCTTGCGAAGGAAGGGGAGCATATCCATATGTTGGGACTTAATGGGACATGGGAGCAGGTTGTATATAAAGGCGTCCGGTTTGTCGGATGGTCTTTTAAGGACAGCGCCTGTACGGCCAACCCCCTTGATTCCTTTGAGAGAGGCTTTGCCGACTTTGACGGGCCGATCCTTGGTCTTTTGCATTGCGATGTCGATGGTTCGCTTATGACAAGCACCTATGCCCCTGTTTCCTCAACTCAGTTTTCGGCTACCGGCGTTCCCCTGTGGGTTCTGGGCCATATCCATGCAAAACGGCAATTAGCTGACAATACCGGTTTTTATTGTGGTTCCCCGTTCGCCCTCGACAGTTCAGAGACAGGCGAACATGGAATCTGGTTGCTGGAGACAGTAGGAGAGCAATCGTGGAAGGACCCTGAGTTCATCCCCTTGTCACCCTGGCTGTTCTGTGACTGCGAGGTAGACCTTGAGGGAATCGTTTCATCCGATGACTTGCTGAACTATATCGGTAAGGCACTTAGAACTACAGCTACAAAAACAAGTACCTCGGGATTTTTTGGTGACCTCTATTGCAGGTTGGTTTTTGTCGGGACTGTCCCCACGGCATTTGATCTTGCAAGGGCTTTGCCCCTGACTGATTTGCAGAATCTTGAGATTCCCCTTGAACAGGGCTACTCGGTACATGTGCAGCCTTCTTTTGTAGACAACACGGTGCTTGCCGTCGATCTGGAAAGCCTTTCTGCAGGGGTTGGCCCGATTGCCCTGTTGGCAAAGCAACTTCTCGATATGGATACATTGCCTGGCTTGCTGGAGGAAGTTAAAGATATCAGCCAGAAAAGTCATAATGTCCCTGCTTTCCAGTCCTTGATGAGTACAGCGGATATCCAAGATGAGGCACAGGTGAAAGAGTTGATACGCAAATCTGGCTTTTCCTTGATTCGGTCAATGTTGAGCCAAAGGGGGAGTGTATGA